The proteins below are encoded in one region of Halocatena salina:
- a CDS encoding DUF2298 domain-containing protein has translation MEYWLVIRWLVVYLLLLIAGVPITAVLCPRLENRGVGIALPVALASIGLPVYWIGQLTFGWVSIGGGVVALVVVVLVVRSREAIEIDRRPVVEAAVVFTISFLGLVIVRSVDPGIHPAGGEKFLDYGLLASLLRASALPPEDFWFAGESVQYYYGGHMLSAVLSTLTGTTAPYGYNLALAGWYAMLVTGVYGLAGSLGASVGLSRWRTGVFGGIFVGVASNLQTPVRALLWLLPDETAASIAKWLNVPIEGLAVTPANFSYWNASRVIPGVPTDPDSYRIATEFPLFAWLNGDLHAHMMSTPFLVVVTTLCFSYYRSQPAERSLRTTLLATVGVLSGLIGFINMWSFPTALGVAWLTLLFASPSGTMQATARRASSLPPLRWFEDQERKWFTRELQHVGRSLLIVGGMALVGVAATLPFWLGPASGRAIGLVSDQTPFGPLFLVHGGFLLVFVPVLVDRSSIIVHLKRRPIVSGVVVGLSIAVAAWLGFPALVVIGPIVLWTWARLRAEQLTDEPRDASLGYPGVLVLAGAGIVLLVELLYLQDQAASGRFNTVFKAYFQVWVLWSPAAGVGLIWLFRWRPRGVRLGRLLVAAVVLSTAIYGPLALSNHFTGSAPDATLEDPTLDGLTHLDTVHSDEATAIRWLNRQPGQPVVAAAPGKDQYSWVNPESALTGLPTIVGWTHEIIYRNASVYNARAADVDTLYQGPPERTIEQLQHYDVRYIYVGPRERQRYDERPFDRINGLEKHRFGDVTIYEVNQTRLTPTRNLTAEKSLRTV, from the coding sequence ATGGAGTATTGGCTCGTGATTCGGTGGCTTGTGGTCTATCTTCTTTTGTTAATTGCGGGGGTGCCGATCACCGCGGTGTTGTGTCCTCGTCTCGAAAATCGAGGGGTCGGCATTGCGCTTCCGGTCGCCCTGGCCAGCATCGGTCTTCCGGTGTACTGGATCGGACAGTTGACGTTCGGCTGGGTCTCGATCGGTGGTGGAGTGGTGGCGCTCGTCGTCGTGGTCCTCGTCGTTCGGTCCCGAGAGGCGATCGAAATCGATCGTCGTCCGGTCGTCGAAGCGGCCGTCGTGTTTACGATTTCCTTTCTCGGCTTGGTGATCGTGCGCTCTGTCGATCCGGGGATTCATCCCGCCGGGGGGGAGAAGTTTCTCGATTACGGGCTGTTAGCAAGCCTGCTTCGCGCGTCAGCACTGCCCCCAGAAGACTTCTGGTTCGCTGGCGAGTCCGTGCAGTACTACTACGGGGGACACATGCTTTCTGCGGTGTTGTCGACGCTGACGGGCACGACAGCACCATACGGCTACAATCTCGCGCTGGCTGGTTGGTACGCGATGTTAGTGACAGGTGTGTACGGGCTGGCCGGTTCACTCGGCGCATCTGTCGGACTGTCACGGTGGCGCACCGGCGTATTCGGTGGGATCTTCGTGGGCGTTGCGAGTAATCTTCAAACCCCGGTGCGCGCGTTGTTGTGGCTCCTACCCGACGAAACGGCAGCATCGATAGCGAAATGGCTGAACGTTCCCATCGAAGGACTCGCCGTCACGCCAGCGAACTTTTCCTACTGGAATGCGAGCCGGGTCATTCCCGGCGTGCCGACCGATCCAGACTCCTATCGCATCGCAACCGAGTTCCCGCTGTTCGCGTGGCTGAACGGCGATCTCCACGCACACATGATGAGCACTCCGTTTTTGGTGGTCGTCACGACGCTCTGTTTCAGTTACTACCGGAGTCAGCCCGCCGAGCGCTCACTTCGCACGACGTTGTTAGCCACGGTCGGAGTGCTGTCCGGACTCATCGGGTTCATCAACATGTGGTCGTTTCCGACGGCACTCGGGGTAGCGTGGCTCACGCTCCTGTTCGCGTCTCCGTCGGGGACGATGCAGGCGACCGCACGTCGGGCGTCATCGCTTCCGCCCCTTCGATGGTTCGAAGACCAAGAGAGGAAGTGGTTCACCCGTGAACTCCAGCACGTCGGTCGTTCACTCCTCATCGTCGGAGGAATGGCACTGGTTGGAGTAGCAGCGACGCTTCCGTTTTGGCTCGGTCCTGCGAGTGGCCGGGCGATCGGTCTCGTTTCGGATCAAACACCCTTCGGCCCGCTGTTTCTCGTCCATGGAGGATTTCTGCTCGTGTTCGTTCCCGTGTTGGTAGACAGATCGAGCATCATCGTCCATCTCAAGCGCAGACCGATCGTGTCGGGTGTGGTGGTCGGGCTGTCGATAGCAGTTGCCGCGTGGCTTGGGTTTCCCGCGCTCGTTGTGATCGGTCCGATCGTGCTCTGGACGTGGGCGCGCCTCAGGGCCGAACAGCTCACTGACGAACCCCGTGACGCATCACTCGGCTATCCAGGGGTACTCGTGCTCGCAGGTGCGGGAATCGTGTTGCTCGTGGAGCTGCTCTATCTTCAGGATCAGGCGGCATCAGGGCGGTTCAACACCGTTTTCAAGGCGTATTTCCAGGTGTGGGTGTTGTGGAGTCCGGCCGCAGGCGTCGGACTGATCTGGCTTTTCCGCTGGCGGCCTCGCGGTGTTCGTCTCGGACGGCTGTTGGTTGCCGCAGTGGTCCTCAGCACGGCGATTTACGGGCCGCTTGCGCTCTCGAACCATTTTACCGGGAGTGCGCCCGACGCCACATTAGAAGATCCGACGCTCGATGGGTTGACGCATCTCGACACCGTCCATTCCGACGAAGCCACCGCGATCCGCTGGCTCAATCGACAGCCCGGTCAGCCGGTCGTTGCCGCCGCCCCCGGAAAAGACCAGTACAGCTGGGTGAATCCCGAATCCGCACTTACCGGTCTCCCGACGATTGTCGGCTGGACACACGAAATCATCTATCGCAACGCCTCGGTGTACAATGCGCGGGCGGCTGACGTGGATACGTTGTATCAGGGACCGCCCGAACGAACCATCGAACAACTCCAGCACTACGATGTGCGCTACATCTACGTCGGTCCGCGCGAACGCCAACGGTACGATGAGCGCCCCTTCGATCGAATCAACGGACTCGAAAAGCACCGCTTTGGGGACGTGACCATCTACGAGGTGAACCAAACGAGGCTGACGCCAACACGCAATCTCACCGCTGAAAAATCACTGAGAACGGTTTGA
- a CDS encoding winged helix-turn-helix domain-containing protein translates to MSTTDDRDEQVGVDGLQDCPPSAKLVAKVLEYDGPLTQQELAEETLLPTRTVRYAVSQLDEIGVVHSRFSFTDARKRVYSLKTK, encoded by the coding sequence ATGAGCACTACAGACGATCGAGACGAACAGGTTGGGGTGGACGGGTTGCAGGACTGTCCACCGAGCGCGAAGTTGGTCGCCAAGGTACTCGAATACGATGGACCACTCACCCAACAGGAACTCGCCGAAGAGACCCTGTTACCCACGCGAACAGTGCGGTATGCGGTCTCGCAGTTGGATGAGATCGGTGTCGTCCACTCCCGTTTCTCGTTCACTGACGCCAGAAAGCGCGTGTACAGCCTCAAAACGAAGTAA
- a CDS encoding DUF6684 family protein codes for MASSVFDRETLLDLSVNIIPLGIILFFIAVFVALPGFEYDPFITTIQMSLLVIPFIGLAVLTYVSGKAITKAEQELEEQ; via the coding sequence ATGGCATCGAGTGTCTTCGACCGCGAGACACTGCTCGATCTCTCGGTCAACATCATCCCGCTGGGTATCATCTTGTTTTTCATCGCCGTGTTCGTTGCCCTACCGGGATTTGAATACGATCCGTTCATAACGACGATCCAGATGAGTCTGCTGGTGATCCCGTTCATCGGACTGGCGGTTCTCACGTACGTCTCCGGGAAGGCGATCACGAAAGCAGAACAGGAGCTTGAAGAACAGTAA
- a CDS encoding cbb3-type cytochrome c oxidase subunit I, giving the protein MDLSAQLALTVLMGLFLAAVAMALSRIEDWRSYTPLAGGGAAVGGETGYVSKEKPAGLVRWLTSVDHKDIGILYGVFAVVSFGWGGLAVLLMRVELMTPAMDVLTGLGGENFYNGLMTSHGITMLFLFGTPVIAALGNYFIPLLIGADDMAFPRINAIAFWLLPPAALLIWAGFFLDPMTDGAIQASQTSWTMYPPLSSAQANPGVDLFLLGLHLSGVSTTMGAINFIATIFTERAEDVNWANLDIFSWTILTQSGLILFSFPLLGSALIMLLLDRGFGTTFFAVDGGGAMLWQHLFWFFGHPEVYILVLPPMGVVSLILPKFSGRKLFGFKFVVYSTLAIGVLSFGVWAHHMFATGIDPRIRLSFMAVSMAIAIPSAVKTFNWITTMWNGDIRLTAPMLFCVGFVSNFIIGGVTGVFLASIPVDLILHDTYYVVGHFHYIVMGAIAFSGFAAMYYWYPIFTGRMYQRTLARWHFWLWMLGSNITFFAMLLLGYEGMPRRYATYELSEGGPFSVLIQNLHVIATVGALLMAVGTIIWLWNFVVSWYEGPKAGEDPWDLREYGMEAREFEWHADRIQTTVTDGGEEEVRTDGGTESTEE; this is encoded by the coding sequence ATGGACCTATCAGCACAGCTCGCGCTGACTGTTTTGATGGGGTTATTTCTCGCTGCTGTAGCGATGGCCCTGTCGCGCATAGAGGACTGGCGGTCGTACACGCCGCTTGCGGGCGGGGGAGCCGCAGTGGGCGGGGAGACGGGATACGTTTCCAAAGAGAAGCCCGCTGGACTCGTGCGGTGGTTGACATCAGTCGATCACAAGGACATCGGGATACTGTACGGTGTGTTCGCAGTCGTCTCCTTCGGGTGGGGTGGTCTAGCCGTCCTGTTGATGCGGGTGGAACTCATGACGCCTGCGATGGATGTACTCACCGGCCTCGGCGGTGAGAACTTCTACAACGGGTTGATGACGAGCCACGGTATCACCATGCTGTTTCTGTTCGGGACACCGGTGATCGCGGCGCTCGGTAACTACTTCATCCCGTTGCTCATCGGGGCCGACGACATGGCGTTTCCCAGGATCAACGCGATCGCCTTCTGGCTGCTGCCACCGGCTGCACTCCTTATCTGGGCGGGCTTTTTCCTCGATCCGATGACGGACGGGGCGATTCAGGCGTCCCAGACGAGTTGGACGATGTACCCTCCGCTCTCCTCAGCACAGGCCAATCCCGGCGTGGATCTGTTCTTGTTGGGACTGCACCTATCGGGTGTTTCGACTACGATGGGCGCGATCAACTTCATCGCAACCATCTTCACCGAGCGCGCGGAGGATGTTAACTGGGCCAACCTCGACATCTTCTCGTGGACGATCCTCACCCAGTCGGGACTGATCCTGTTTTCGTTCCCGCTGTTGGGTAGCGCGCTGATCATGCTGTTGTTAGACCGTGGCTTTGGGACGACCTTCTTCGCGGTCGACGGCGGTGGCGCGATGCTTTGGCAACACCTGTTTTGGTTCTTCGGCCATCCGGAGGTGTACATCCTCGTGTTGCCTCCGATGGGTGTGGTGAGCCTCATTCTCCCGAAGTTCTCGGGCCGGAAGCTGTTCGGCTTCAAGTTCGTCGTCTATTCGACGCTGGCCATCGGAGTGCTTTCTTTCGGCGTGTGGGCACACCACATGTTCGCGACGGGAATCGATCCGCGCATCCGGCTGAGTTTCATGGCGGTGTCGATGGCGATCGCCATTCCGAGTGCGGTCAAAACGTTCAACTGGATCACCACGATGTGGAACGGTGACATCCGGTTGACGGCACCGATGCTGTTCTGTGTCGGCTTCGTCTCGAACTTCATCATCGGTGGCGTGACCGGGGTGTTCCTCGCGTCGATCCCCGTCGACCTCATCTTACACGATACGTACTACGTGGTGGGCCACTTCCACTACATCGTCATGGGTGCGATCGCCTTCTCCGGCTTTGCAGCCATGTACTACTGGTATCCGATCTTCACCGGTCGCATGTACCAGCGGACGCTCGCGCGATGGCACTTCTGGCTGTGGATGCTCGGGTCTAACATCACCTTCTTTGCGATGTTGTTGTTGGGTTACGAGGGTATGCCACGCCGGTATGCGACGTACGAACTCTCCGAGGGCGGTCCGTTCTCGGTGCTCATCCAGAACCTCCACGTGATCGCCACCGTCGGCGCACTCCTCATGGCTGTCGGGACGATAATCTGGCTGTGGAACTTCGTAGTTTCGTGGTACGAAGGGCCAAAAGCGGGAGAAGATCCGTGGGACCTCCGTGAATACGGCATGGAAGCCCGCGAATTCGAATGGCACGCCGACCGGATCCAAACGACCGTCACCGACGGTGGCGAGGAAGAGGTCCGTACCGACGGCGGAACCGAGTCCACCGAAGAGTAA
- a CDS encoding glycosyltransferase has protein sequence MEVKTVEETSLSFKKMTTYTTITGLLVIGVLLPIPYIEGYGSVLNTVLLIGLIGLVGRTLLSAVLAFSGTSPPEIDDDAVLPTVSVVIPAYNEEPVLPGTIEACKQVDYPEEKLEVVLCYEASSTDRTAEIAKQAAAGDSRFIAVERDEPGGGKAKATNYALQHATGDIIASIDADHQFKPNAIRRAVSWFLADEDTWCVKGRCYGSNPTDSLLALHATVERHIAEKADLFAREVVDGFTIFGGGQAFFRAEVFDELGEFDEEILVEDIDMSSKIHQIGKELHVDPQVITYEENPATLSAWWNQRKRWARGWMQVAVRYLPLLPQERAVSTRKKIDAVYTFVYAILPVLFILVFPMPLFNGLSGVSTTTLIPNGWAVWTFISIAPIIVSYIIFLQDWIDGESHHLSEYFAAFTLWPYLVFQSAVFVAAFIDEFILDKDSIYVTTSRSDQSQSQSHPR, from the coding sequence ATGGAAGTCAAGACGGTCGAAGAGACGTCGTTATCTTTCAAGAAAATGACGACGTATACGACGATAACGGGACTACTCGTTATCGGTGTCCTGCTGCCGATTCCGTATATCGAGGGGTACGGTAGCGTACTCAACACGGTGTTGTTGATCGGGTTGATCGGACTCGTTGGGCGGACACTTCTGTCTGCAGTACTCGCGTTTTCCGGGACGAGTCCCCCAGAGATCGACGACGACGCGGTGTTACCCACGGTATCAGTTGTGATACCGGCGTACAACGAAGAGCCGGTGTTACCGGGAACGATCGAGGCGTGTAAGCAAGTGGATTACCCTGAGGAGAAGCTAGAAGTCGTGCTCTGCTATGAAGCGAGCTCGACGGATCGAACCGCCGAAATCGCCAAGCAAGCTGCCGCTGGCGATTCTCGATTCATAGCTGTTGAGCGCGACGAGCCGGGTGGAGGGAAAGCCAAGGCGACGAACTACGCGCTGCAACACGCCACGGGAGACATCATTGCGAGCATCGACGCCGACCACCAGTTCAAACCGAACGCGATCCGGCGCGCAGTATCGTGGTTCCTCGCGGACGAAGACACGTGGTGTGTGAAAGGACGGTGCTATGGAAGCAATCCGACGGACTCGTTGTTGGCACTCCACGCGACCGTCGAGCGTCACATCGCCGAAAAGGCTGATCTGTTCGCTCGGGAGGTCGTAGACGGATTCACCATCTTCGGCGGTGGACAGGCGTTCTTCCGTGCGGAGGTGTTCGACGAACTCGGCGAGTTCGATGAGGAAATCCTCGTCGAGGACATCGATATGTCTTCGAAGATCCACCAGATCGGTAAGGAACTGCACGTCGATCCGCAAGTTATCACCTACGAAGAAAACCCCGCAACGCTGTCTGCGTGGTGGAATCAGCGAAAACGGTGGGCACGGGGATGGATGCAGGTAGCAGTTCGGTATCTCCCGCTTTTGCCCCAAGAACGCGCGGTTTCGACCCGGAAGAAGATCGACGCCGTGTACACCTTCGTTTATGCGATCCTCCCAGTGCTGTTCATTCTCGTGTTTCCCATGCCGTTGTTCAACGGTCTGTCCGGCGTTTCGACGACGACGCTCATTCCTAACGGCTGGGCCGTATGGACGTTCATATCGATCGCTCCCATCATCGTATCGTATATCATCTTCTTACAGGATTGGATCGATGGGGAGTCCCACCATCTCTCTGAATACTTCGCTGCGTTCACCCTCTGGCCGTATCTCGTGTTTCAGTCTGCGGTGTTCGTGGCCGCGTTTATCGACGAGTTCATCCTCGACAAAGACAGCATCTACGTGACCACCTCGCGTTCGGACCAAAGCCAAAGCCAAAGCCATCCCCGGTAA
- a CDS encoding ArnT family glycosyltransferase: protein MSDKNASGLWFDDRFWLAMSLFVGSGVYIAYLLTHTHPAYEGGLYLQFVEEIIQNGYVLPERIPHYLEGGIPFAYPPLVFYLIAIITDVTGVDPVALELYVPGAIAVVYLIPFYYLTKELVGSPGKAGIGTIFFAVTPSVLRWHISAGGIVRAVAVLFTLLGIYAGVKLFQTGDRRWLVPGTVLFSLTLLTHPVYTVFFGSSYLLLFAFHDRTLRGLLNGAIVATGGIVLTAPWWLQIATTHGLDIYLSASGTHTGLFGGVGRLASQFVYPIWDMDVVTPFYVIAFAGGLYALYQRRYFLPTWMVIASYIIGKQRFTFVAGAMLSAVLVVDLVVPALSSIISYLSISISDTHRKMVPIGVAVVLVLGAVGTGVAFAGSELTTTHQDSRTQPQTVDDDDLRAVDWIKNETQPNETFVVLSDAAEWVPYYSERTVILSPWGAEWTTTSGYYTEYELFRDIATCSNVDCLNVLFGLSDRQPDYVYVPRDVYTVHGDEYSPDPGLLHSMNASEKYSLRHKNPGVAVFELTDTDTSVSNGSNATSNRSQ, encoded by the coding sequence ATGAGCGATAAGAATGCGTCTGGTCTCTGGTTCGACGATCGTTTTTGGCTCGCTATGTCGCTTTTCGTCGGCAGTGGGGTGTACATCGCGTATCTTCTGACGCACACCCATCCGGCGTATGAGGGTGGATTGTATCTCCAATTCGTCGAAGAGATCATCCAGAACGGGTATGTGCTGCCCGAACGGATCCCCCACTATCTCGAAGGGGGGATCCCGTTCGCCTATCCGCCGCTCGTGTTCTACCTCATTGCCATCATCACCGACGTCACGGGCGTTGATCCGGTAGCGCTGGAGTTGTACGTTCCGGGTGCGATAGCTGTCGTGTATCTGATCCCGTTTTATTATCTCACGAAAGAACTGGTTGGCTCCCCCGGGAAAGCTGGTATCGGGACGATATTTTTCGCCGTCACGCCGTCGGTACTCCGATGGCACATCTCGGCAGGAGGAATCGTCAGAGCCGTTGCCGTGCTGTTCACCCTGCTCGGAATATACGCTGGGGTGAAACTCTTCCAGACCGGCGACCGACGATGGTTGGTGCCGGGCACGGTTCTGTTCTCCCTGACGTTGCTCACACACCCGGTGTATACGGTGTTTTTCGGTAGTAGCTATCTTCTATTGTTCGCTTTTCACGATCGAACGTTGCGTGGACTACTCAACGGTGCCATCGTCGCTACCGGTGGAATCGTGCTCACCGCTCCGTGGTGGTTGCAGATCGCAACCACCCACGGGCTGGATATCTACCTCTCAGCAAGCGGAACGCACACTGGACTGTTCGGTGGTGTCGGTCGACTCGCATCCCAGTTCGTCTACCCGATCTGGGATATGGATGTCGTCACACCGTTTTATGTCATAGCGTTCGCGGGGGGATTGTACGCCCTGTATCAGCGGCGATACTTCCTTCCGACGTGGATGGTGATCGCCAGCTATATCATCGGTAAGCAACGGTTTACCTTCGTTGCCGGTGCCATGCTGAGTGCCGTCCTCGTTGTCGATCTCGTCGTTCCGGCGTTGTCGTCTATCATCAGTTATCTGTCGATCTCGATTTCGGATACCCACAGAAAGATGGTACCGATCGGGGTGGCTGTCGTCCTCGTTCTCGGTGCGGTCGGTACTGGCGTCGCGTTCGCAGGAAGCGAACTGACCACCACCCACCAAGACAGCCGGACACAACCACAGACGGTCGATGACGATGATCTGCGGGCAGTGGACTGGATCAAAAACGAAACCCAACCGAACGAGACGTTCGTGGTCCTCAGTGATGCGGCTGAGTGGGTTCCCTACTACTCCGAACGGACGGTAATCCTCAGCCCATGGGGTGCAGAATGGACCACCACTTCGGGTTACTACACGGAGTACGAGCTGTTTCGTGATATCGCCACCTGTTCGAACGTCGACTGTCTCAACGTGTTGTTCGGACTTTCAGACCGCCAGCCTGACTACGTGTATGTCCCTCGTGACGTTTACACCGTGCATGGCGACGAATACAGTCCGGATCCGGGGCTGCTTCATTCGATGAACGCCTCCGAGAAATATTCGCTTCGGCATAAAAACCCTGGTGTGGCCGTGTTCGAACTGACCGACACCGACACATCGGTTTCCAACGGATCGAACGCCACGTCAAACCGTTCTCAGTGA
- a CDS encoding DUF7541 family protein: MDDQPGLSDQYRMSSPWPVFVALGLVLSELGVLFGIIPLSVGGLLLFTGSVAGILTESGYTPDLWRVMSILGTVLAVLGAILVGTQLGFATPDTMLSELIDAFGEQPNGIIIRGVSIVVAGAIAVGVGAVAPFVQSDLKTP; this comes from the coding sequence ATGGACGATCAACCGGGATTGAGCGATCAGTACCGGATGTCGAGTCCGTGGCCGGTTTTCGTTGCGCTTGGGCTCGTCCTTTCGGAACTCGGGGTGCTGTTTGGGATCATTCCGCTGTCCGTTGGTGGGTTGTTGTTGTTTACCGGATCGGTCGCGGGGATTCTCACCGAATCCGGGTATACGCCCGATCTGTGGCGAGTGATGAGCATTCTCGGTACGGTACTAGCCGTGCTCGGTGCGATACTCGTCGGAACACAGCTGGGATTTGCCACGCCCGACACGATGCTGTCCGAGTTGATCGATGCCTTCGGTGAACAGCCAAACGGAATTATCATCCGGGGCGTTTCGATAGTCGTTGCGGGCGCGATTGCCGTCGGTGTGGGTGCTGTCGCGCCGTTCGTGCAGTCCGATTTGAAGACACCGTAG
- the pan1 gene encoding proteasome-activating nucleotidase Pan1 produces MTDIVDDVEWPYEPDASQQEKIESLQERLEILEGQNEEMRDELLDANAKKNKYQQKLERLTHENKKLKQSPLFIATVQEISEEGIVIKQHGNNQEALTEVTQEMREQLEPDDRVAVNNSLSIVRVLDAETDVRARVMQVEHEPEVAYEDIGGISEQIDEVRETVELPLTSPGRFDAVGIDPPSGVLLHGPPGTGKTMLAKAVANQTEATFIKMAGSELVHKFIGEGAKLVRDLFELARQHEPAVLFIDEIDAIAAKRTDSKTSGDAEVQRTMMQLLSEMDGFDDRGEISIIAATNRFDMLDRAILRPGRFDRLIEVPKPDLEGREMIFRIHTRSMNVADEVDFEQLAEDTENASGADIKAICTEAGMFAIRDDRQTVTREDFENAWEKIDDDEESDGDEISRTFA; encoded by the coding sequence ATGACCGACATCGTTGACGACGTCGAGTGGCCTTACGAACCCGACGCGTCACAACAGGAAAAGATCGAGTCACTTCAGGAACGACTCGAAATACTCGAAGGACAAAACGAGGAGATGCGGGACGAGCTCCTCGATGCGAACGCAAAAAAGAACAAATACCAGCAGAAGTTGGAACGGCTGACCCACGAGAACAAGAAGCTCAAACAATCGCCGCTGTTCATAGCGACGGTGCAAGAGATCTCAGAGGAGGGGATCGTGATCAAACAGCACGGCAACAATCAGGAGGCGCTCACCGAAGTCACCCAGGAGATGCGCGAACAGCTCGAACCGGACGATCGGGTCGCGGTGAACAATTCCCTGTCGATCGTTCGCGTGCTCGACGCCGAAACCGACGTTCGTGCGCGGGTGATGCAAGTAGAGCACGAACCAGAGGTCGCCTACGAGGACATCGGGGGTATCAGCGAGCAGATCGATGAGGTCCGTGAGACCGTCGAGCTGCCACTGACCAGTCCGGGACGATTCGATGCGGTGGGGATCGATCCGCCGTCAGGGGTGTTGTTGCACGGGCCGCCGGGGACGGGGAAGACGATGCTGGCCAAAGCGGTCGCCAACCAGACGGAGGCGACGTTCATCAAGATGGCCGGCTCGGAACTCGTCCATAAGTTCATCGGAGAGGGGGCGAAGCTCGTTCGGGATCTGTTCGAACTCGCCCGCCAGCACGAGCCAGCAGTGCTGTTCATCGACGAGATCGATGCGATCGCTGCAAAACGCACCGATTCGAAAACCTCCGGAGACGCCGAGGTCCAGCGGACCATGATGCAGTTGCTCTCGGAGATGGACGGCTTCGACGACCGCGGCGAGATCAGCATCATCGCCGCCACAAACCGCTTCGATATGCTCGATCGCGCCATCCTCCGCCCCGGACGGTTCGACCGCCTCATCGAAGTCCCAAAACCAGATCTGGAAGGTCGGGAGATGATCTTCCGCATCCACACCCGTTCGATGAACGTCGCGGACGAGGTGGATTTCGAACAGTTGGCCGAGGATACCGAAAACGCCAGCGGTGCGGACATCAAGGCGATCTGTACTGAAGCAGGGATGTTCGCCATCCGAGACGACCGGCAGACAGTCACCCGCGAGGACTTTGAAAACGCGTGGGAGAAGATCGATGACGACGAAGAAAGCGACGGCGACGAGATCAGCCGGACGTTCGCGTAA
- a CDS encoding HAH_0734 family protein: protein MKHLIIDGDPGIRKDAVIEYDEDEVVCFSVKRQGDWHGPERVQLWCTVGTEDERETYERREYIPMYLETDHADSESITVHS, encoded by the coding sequence ATGAAGCATCTCATCATCGATGGGGATCCAGGCATCCGGAAGGACGCGGTTATCGAGTACGACGAGGACGAAGTCGTCTGCTTTTCGGTCAAGCGACAGGGCGACTGGCACGGTCCCGAGCGGGTTCAGTTGTGGTGTACCGTTGGTACGGAAGACGAGCGGGAAACCTACGAACGCCGCGAGTACATTCCGATGTACTTAGAGACCGACCACGCTGATTCCGAATCGATCACCGTCCACAGCTAA
- a CDS encoding polyprenyl synthetase family protein — MREVFEEWRPVVDREIERLLPRTIDEAYLSEFFGSARYEYDSNGLQRALSDPVWNLLDRGGKRWRAIVFLLLVEGFGEDPDEYLQYACIPEILHNGTIIVDDVEDEADMRRGDPALHHISGKDVALNAGNAMYFFPLKILTHNPADLSAERRLSAYEMLMHELNRTHLGQGMDIYWHNKQTIDITEAEYLEMCACKTGCLGRIVARLAAIVTGQDDATEQTVGEFAELMSVAFQIGDDILDIETSDEDGGAFGKAAGNDIREGKKTLMVIHAANNASPQEVARMENILWADENTTEEIETVVELLYETGSVDYAREKAQQLSNDARACLQQLDLDPNVADQLAAFTRFVIDRDV; from the coding sequence ATGCGGGAGGTGTTTGAGGAGTGGCGGCCGGTCGTTGACAGGGAAATCGAGCGCTTGCTACCACGAACCATCGACGAGGCGTATCTTTCGGAGTTTTTCGGTTCAGCACGCTACGAATACGATTCAAACGGGCTTCAGCGTGCCCTGTCCGATCCAGTTTGGAACCTCCTCGATCGGGGTGGGAAACGGTGGCGGGCCATCGTCTTCTTATTACTGGTCGAAGGGTTCGGTGAGGATCCTGACGAGTACCTACAGTACGCCTGTATTCCGGAAATCCTCCACAACGGAACGATCATCGTCGACGATGTCGAAGACGAGGCGGACATGCGGCGTGGAGACCCCGCCTTGCATCACATTTCGGGAAAGGATGTCGCACTCAACGCAGGAAACGCCATGTATTTCTTTCCGTTGAAGATCCTCACCCACAACCCTGCTGATCTCTCCGCCGAACGGAGGCTTTCTGCCTACGAGATGTTGATGCACGAACTCAATCGGACACATCTCGGGCAGGGTATGGACATTTACTGGCATAACAAACAAACCATCGACATCACGGAAGCGGAGTATCTGGAGATGTGTGCGTGTAAAACCGGCTGTCTCGGACGCATCGTTGCGCGGCTCGCTGCCATCGTCACGGGACAAGACGACGCCACCGAACAAACCGTCGGCGAGTTCGCCGAGCTGATGAGCGTCGCGTTCCAGATCGGCGACGACATACTCGACATTGAGACGAGTGACGAGGATGGCGGAGCGTTCGGTAAAGCCGCCGGAAACGATATCCGTGAGGGAAAAAAGACGCTGATGGTCATCCATGCTGCGAACAACGCCTCACCACAAGAGGTCGCGCGGATGGAGAACATCCTGTGGGCCGACGAGAACACCACCGAGGAAATCGAGACCGTCGTCGAACTCCTCTATGAAACCGGTAGCGTCGACTATGCACGCGAAAAAGCACAGCAGCTGTCGAACGACGCGCGTGCGTGCCTGCAACAACTCGATCTCGATCCCAATGTCGCCGACCAGCTCGCCGCGTTCACACGGTTCGTGATCGACCGAGACGTGTAA